The genomic segment TTCCATTTCGCCGTCAAGAATGAGATAGGGCGACATGATATGCACATACCGCTGCGCTCTGTTAAGGATATCCATATACACACACTCGCCGACCTTATTTTTATCGACGGGGTTATCTCCGTACGGAATAACAAAACCGGTACTAGCCCCCTCATCAGGCGGCGGTAATGCCGGAACATTTAAATACTCACTAAAGTCCCATTCTTTTTCGCGTATGCTCCACAGCTGTAAAAACATCAGCGTAAAGCTTTTAGCTGCAGCTCCTTTCAACATAACCGCGACATCTTTCCAATACCCGTATTTGTTAACAACATTGATATACTCATCAGCCAAATTAATGCCGCCGTTAAAAGCAACTATACCGTCAATAACTAAAATTTTACGGTGATCCCGGTAATTATAATATGTCGAAAGAAACGGAGTAAGCCGTCCGAATATCTTACATTTAATACCCAATTTATTCAAACGAGCCGGGTAGTCATGAGGTAGCGTAGAAAATTCGCAGGTACCGTCGTACATCACCCGGACATCTACACCTTCTTTCGCTTTTTGCACCAATATTTCCAAAATGCGTCCCCACATCATCCCTTCTTCTACAATAAAATATTCCAGAAAAATAAAATGCCGCGCCTGCTTCAACTGCGCAAGCATTTCTTTCCACTTAGCCTTGCCGGAAGGAAAATACGTTACCTCTGTTTGACTGAATACCGGATGGCAACCGGTATGCCGCATATAATAAGCGAGTGCCGCCGCGCCCTTATCCTGTGCAGAAAAGGCATCGGCAACCTTGGGATCCTGCGGGATGCTATCTTGTGTTGATTTAAAAAGGATATTAAGCCGTCTCCGCCCCAAACGATTGCCGATATCGCTTTGAGTATACCAAAACAATAAAGAGCCGAATGCCGGAAGCAGCATAATAATAACAAGCCACGTAATTTTTGCAGTGGGGTCAATGTCCGTATTCAGTAAATACAGCACCATAACGAGGGTAAATAAAGATTCTGCGATAGAGTAGTAAGGAAATATTTCTTTAAACCGATAAGGGATACTTAATAAAATAAAGGCCTGCACCCCTAATAAGACAAGGAACAGCCCCAACCGGCTGAACAAAGCGCGTACAAGCCCCTTCTGTCCTTTTTTGAGTAAATAGAGCCCTTTCCGTTTCTTACCCTTCTTTATTTTCGTACCTTCCTCCAGTTAAAAAAGCCTCTTCGGTACTGTATCCTATTAAGCATAAAATGTCCAACATATTAAGTTATTCGTACTTTTGCCGATGCCTTTAGTATGAGCTTCTTACAACTTTTTACCTTGATAAAGAATGTCGTTATTTCTCCCGAAGTAATTATCGTTACGATACTGCTGATATTATACTTAAACCTTGTATTCTATATTGTGCGGTATCAAAAACCGAAACTCCCCTCGCTCCAAAGCAGGCTTCAAAAAAACTTGCAAAAACCGCCGGCAGAGGCTAAAAAGGACAACACACCCGCCAATCAGCAGCAAGCTTGATTTAAACTTTTTTGAATGTAAAACTATGCCGCTGAATGGGCGAAGCACCGTATACTTCAATCAGAGAACGGTGGAGCTTTGTTCCATAGCCCTTATGCAGATCATAACGGTAGAGCGGATACTGTTTATGATATTCCATCATGCAGCGGTCACGTTCTGTTTTAGCGATAATAGAAGCCGCCATCACACACGGATAGCGCCCATCCGCCTTAGGTTCTGCGGTCAAGTTAAAATCACCATGAATATCAGGCAGTTGATTTCCGTCAACAATGACGGTTAAAGATTTTTCAATATCGGCAGTCTTACCTATACTATCCCGCCTGTACCGTGCAAAAAGCCGATCGAAAGCTTCCTTCATTGCGGCAAGCGTTGCCTGTAAAATATTGATTTTATCTATCAGATCGGGCGGCATCGATGCAATATGCCAATACAGCGCCCCTTCAAGAATAGCCGCCCGTGCCGTTTCCCGCCGTTTAGGTGAGAGTTTTTTTGAATCATCCAATACGGAAACATCAAATGAAGCAGGTAAGATAACAGCTGCGGCATACACGGGGCCTGCAAGCGCTCCCCTCCCCGCCTCATCGATGCCGCAAAACAACATTGAATTTTCGTCCTATCATATTCATTTCTGCTGCACCATAGGCCATATTTTATCTTGTGTTATCTGCGGACAAGCGATTCCGTAAAACCGATTAATTCAAAAGAAGCCGACGATTCAACTTTAGAAGCATTATCGGCAATGATAGCAGCATCCATCATTTCAAACAAAGGGGATATATACGAACACCGGAGCTTCCGAGTCTTTAAAGTTGAGTCGGTAAGTTCGGCTACTCTTCCGGTATACTGCGGCATAAGATTACAAACCGTATCGGTTAAGGTACACTGTGTTTTTACAAAATCAAAGCATAAAGCCATTAAGCCCGTTGCCGTAAAAGTGCTGCGCACTGCGGAAACGGAACTTTTCCGGGCACGTATCAATACAGCCTGCGCACTTTGTCCGGAAGTAAGAGACGCATCGGTACACGCTAATCGGCTATCCCGCAGTATCACGGCATCACTGCCCTCGTTTAGAGTAATCGAAACCTTGTTCAATGTAATGGATGCATGGGAACCGTATAAAACCGGAACGGTACGAGGTTCCGTAAGCCGTTCCGATCGTTTTATCAAGCAGTTTCTTATCTCCAAAGAAGTTTCGCCGACAACAAAACCGGCATTTTCTCCAAACGTAATCGCCGGTTTATTGACACCGCTCAGCCTAATAGGAACGGTAAGAAAGAGCGCGTCTTCCACATATACATCGGAATGGAGAAAAATAGAAACAGGTTCCTGTTTTGCATTTTTTGCAGGAGTTCCTTGACGGTTTATATAAGCATGAGCCGCCGCAATTGCTTGTTCAAGAGAATCGAAC from the Treponema vincentii F0403 genome contains:
- a CDS encoding phospholipase D-like domain-containing protein, whose product is MFSRLGLFLVLLGVQAFILLSIPYRFKEIFPYYSIAESLFTLVMVLYLLNTDIDPTAKITWLVIIMLLPAFGSLLFWYTQSDIGNRLGRRRLNILFKSTQDSIPQDPKVADAFSAQDKGAAALAYYMRHTGCHPVFSQTEVTYFPSGKAKWKEMLAQLKQARHFIFLEYFIVEEGMMWGRILEILVQKAKEGVDVRVMYDGTCEFSTLPHDYPARLNKLGIKCKIFGRLTPFLSTYYNYRDHRKILVIDGIVAFNGGINLADEYINVVNKYGYWKDVAVMLKGAAAKSFTLMFLQLWSIREKEWDFSEYLNVPALPPPDEGASTGFVIPYGDNPVDKNKVGECVYMDILNRAQRYVHIMSPYLILDGEMETVLKFAAERGVDVTLILPGIPDKKAPYALAKTHYASLLASGVRIYEYMPGFVHAKVFVCDNREAVIGTINLDYRSLYHHFECATYLYGVDCIGDIEADYQSVLKQCRRVTAETIRREKWMVKASGIVLKAIAPLM
- a CDS encoding ribonuclease HII, with the protein product MLFCGIDEAGRGALAGPVYAAAVILPASFDVSVLDDSKKLSPKRRETARAAILEGALYWHIASMPPDLIDKINILQATLAAMKEAFDRLFARYRRDSIGKTADIEKSLTVIVDGNQLPDIHGDFNLTAEPKADGRYPCVMAASIIAKTERDRCMMEYHKQYPLYRYDLHKGYGTKLHRSLIEVYGASPIQRHSFTFKKV